The genomic stretch TACAACCTCAAGCCTTGCAGAGTGGAGCAATGCCACATCTGGCTTCTAGAACCGAAACAAATCTGggtcacttttaaaaaaagagagttaGAAATTGGTCTTCCCTTACCTCCCCTCACTGTTGCCCTGGCCCTGCAAAGAGagggcaccactgccctccattTGTAATCTATTGGGCTCATAGGCACTCAGACCTAGAAGGTGCATGggtctttattttacagatgaggagacggAGGCCCAAAGCAGGGAGTGCAAGGAGCAGCATGCATAGGGTCACACAGCTGACTGGAACGGAGCCCAAATGCACTCTGGTTCTTTCCTTTACACCCCTCCTCCCAAGAAACAATTGTATGCTGGAGTCCCACAGGCAACTGAGCAGGGCTGTCAGCTTCAGCATCACTGCCTCTCCTGCAAGGGGACAGGAGAGTAAGACGAGTGACTGCCTGGAGGGGCTGCAGCCAGACTAGAGGAACATGGCCAGCAGGTGAAGTTTCTCTTTAGGTATCTCTCTACATTCCTCTGCCCTTCAGCATCTCaggtcctcctcagcacagagcCCCACTTCATGAACTCACACTCAGTCTCCGAGATGGAAATTGGTGCCTTTCGGGGGTTTACAGAGAGTCCAGTGCTGAGGATCAAGAAATAAATCtcaatatgtacaactattatggatccataaaaattaaaaatgaaaaaagtaaaataaagcataaGAAATGAAGCTCAGCTTTTGGAATGCCACTCATCATAGCCCCTAAGTGAGGGAGAGATTTCAAGGTTATTGCTAAGGAAGGGCGTTCCTGAAGTCCTTAAATCATGATTCCCAAACTTGGGTTATTCATATTTTATCTGCACAATTATTACTATACCTTACATTCCACTTATACagatatttaacatttctttatatcaccttagcttttgaatttagcttacattattttattatagaatCTATAATATAGTATTATATTATTTGTACATTAAAAGGAATTGCTATCACTACTATATGTGGAACACCAGATTCACTTGCCATAAATAGAAGGTAGctataaaaagatacaaagaggctgggcacagtggctcacgcctgtaatcccagcacttggaaggccaaggcgggcagatcatgaggtcaagaatttgagaccagcctggccaacatggtgaaaccccgtctctactaaagatacaaaaaattagctgggcgtggtggcacacgcctataatcccagctacttgggagggtggggTAGGAGACCTCCAAGGTCAGTGATACACTGGCAGGACACACTGGGGGCCTCACAAAGGAGAGGGGCTCAGCAAGAGAGCCTTTGGGGGCAAGGAGAGCCCACCCTTCACTCCTGCCTCTGGCTCTTCTCCGCAAAGCccaggcatttctttttttttttttttttttttttgacgtagggtctcactgcagcctggacctcctgggctcaagcaatcctcccgcctcagcttcctgagtagctgggactacaggcacgtaccatcatgcccagctcattttaactttcttgtagagatgaggtctctctaagttgtccaggctggtctcaagctcctgggctcaagcagtcctcccactttggcctcccaaagtgctgggattacagatgtgagctaccacacccggcaaaAGTTATTTTTACTACTCTGGTTGAATCACTTAATTTTCTGTTTGGTCATTTGTAAAATGCGGCTATTCTGGTTATCCCACAGGAGTGCTGTAAGGGCAGGACTGAATAATGAATAGAAATGCATTTTTTCCACCATGGTATGTGATTGTCATGGGTAATTAACACTGAGCCCTGGTGGGTGAGTGAGCTGAGGGGCTTTAGGGACAGAGCACAGTGTGCACAGAGCCCTGGGAAGACACAGGTGCAGTCGGTGGCCTGCAGACCCCTTCCATTGGATCATTCCATGTGAAGGAGAGTCAGGGCCATTTGGAGGTAGCAGAGTTCTGAGTGGCAGCCAGGCTCCCAAATAAACCTCACtactctggcttttttttttttttttatgaaaaggagtctcgctctgttacccaggctggtgtacagtggtgcaatcagctcactgcaacctctgcctcccaggttcaagtgattctcctgccccagcctcctgagtagctggcgttacaggcttccgccaccacgctggctaatttttgtatttttagtagagacagggtttcaccatgttgaccaggctgttctcaaactcctgacctcaggtgatccaaccacgttggtctcccaaagtgccgggattacaggcatgagccaccgcacccggcctcctctGGGTTTTTCAGGAGAATCTGCTGCCTCTACTGCAGCCACgcctttaaaaattggaaaaaccaGCAGGCAAGAGGTTGCAGGTGGCTTGACCAACCTCCCTGTGCCCTTCTAGGTACCAGGATCATCTATGACCGGAAATTCCTGATGGAGTGTCGGAACTCACCTGTGACCAAAACACCCCCGAAGGATCTGCCTGCCATTCCCGGGGTCACCAGCCCTTCCAGTGATGAGCCCCCCCCGGAAGCCAGCCAGAGCCACCTGCGTAATAGCCCAGAAGATAAGCGGGCAGGCGGTGAGTGTCGGGGCTTGGCCAGGCTCTACCTTGGGAAAGGGAATGTATTAGCAATACCCTGGAGTCCATCCACTGGGGTGAATTCCAGGGAGGAGGAATGACAGGGACTCTGCCCTACCCTCTAAGGAGCAGCTCAGAGCCCAGAGGGTGAGAGTAGGGATGGGGAGGTTGAACTCTTCATTGATAGCAACTTTCCCCCTGAAAAGGGTCCAGGCACCTCAGGAAAGGTGATCTGGCACCTTTGGGTCATGTAATTAGTGGGGAGTTTGTTTGAAATGGCAGTGGCTGCACACAGCAACTTTCATAAGCATCTGCCTCTGTATAATTGTCCCCGAAGCATTTCCACTTGGAACACACCCATGATGTTTGTGGTGCAAGAGACAAGTTATCAAAAACACAGTGTACTTGTCCTTTGGGAAATTACATGCCTACAAGATAAGAAATACATCCGGATGCCTCCTGTTGGGCTGTTGGTTCCCTAGTGGATCTTTATGAAGGCAGGTAGAAACAATGCAGCCAGTTGTCTCTGCCGATTTGACATTTGGTAGCTGAGTCCTTCCTGCTGTCGCCACCTCCCAAGTAATTAGAGCAGCCACGCTGGTAGTGGTGTAAATGAATGCACTCTTTGTGGCATCTTGACTGGCTTGGCAGAGTGTTGGAGTTCTCTGCTGCAAGATGATGCAGCGTAAGCACTTCCAGGCAACTATACTCAGATTGGAACCTGCCAACCCTTCACCCGGAAGGCCATACCCCAGACCCAGACAGGAAGCAGCAGGGACCTCAGCTGGGCTTGCTCTGCTGACAGCAGCAGAATTCATCTCCCCAGGGCCTGCAGGACATGATTCATAATTACCTTGGGAACCTCACAGTACAAGAGAGACAATAGTTGcctgtgtcttagtctgtttttttatggctgtaaccgaatacctgagagtgggtaatttatgaagaaaagtagtttatttcttacagttctggaggctgggaaggccaagggcatggtgccagcatttgcttggcttctggtgagggcctcctgctgcatcataacatggcgGAAGGCATCACAGGGCAGGAGGGGTACATGAGAGAGAACTAAGCTGGCTTTTTATAACACTCTTGTGATAACTAGCCCACTCCTATGGTAACCATTAATCCAGGAATGGgctaatctattcatgaggacagagccttcATGACCCAATTGCCTCTTAatggccccacctcttaatactgttacatcAGGGATTAAGTTTCTGTATGaatttcaaaccatagcattccaGCCCTGGACCCCCAAAactcatgtccttctcatatacaaatatattcatttgGTCCCCATATCCCCAAAGACTTAACACGTTGCAGTCCTAGCTCAAAAGTTCAAAGTCCAGAATTTCATCTGAATCAGACGAGACTCACAACATGATTCATCTCAAGCTTAATTTCCTTCCAGCTGTGAGCCTATGAAAGTAAACAAGTTATCCACTTTCAAAAAATAGGGACTCTCCCTGGCCCCTAAAAACATCAgctggtggccaggcacagtggctcatgcctgaaatcccggcactctgggaggctgaggcaggatgaatacttgaggccagaagttcaatactagcctgggcaacaatgcgagaccccatctctacacaaaattttaaaattagccgggcatggttgtgcatgcctgtaatcccaactacttgggaggctgaggcagaaggatcacttgagcccaggaggtcaaggctacagtgagctatgattgtataactgtactccagcctggccaagagactgagaccctgtctctaaagaaaaaagcagaaacaacaaaaaagcccaagtgatatagtttggatatttgtccctgcccaaatctcatgttgaattgtaatccctagtgttggaggtgaggcctggtgggaggtgtttgggtcatggggacagatcTGTCAcagcttggtgctgtcctcatgatagtgaatgagttctctcCAGATCTGGTTGTTGTAAAGTGTGGGAGCGCCACTCCACCctctcttttgctcctgcttCTTCCacgtgacatgcctgctcccactttgctttccaccatgaggaaaagctccctgaggcctccccagaagccaagcagaggccagcatcatgcttgtgcagcctgcagaaccatgaggcaGTTAAATCTcctttcttggctgggtgcagtggctcacacctgtaatcccagcacttcgggaggccgaggagggtggatcatctgagatcaggagttcgagaccagcctggccaatatggcaaaaccccgtgtctactaaaaatacaaaaattagctgggtgtggtggtgggcgcctataatcccagctactcttttgggaggcttaggtaggagaatcgcttgaacccaggaggcagaggttgcagtgagccaaaattgggccactgcactccagcctcggagacagagcaagactccaactcaaaaaaaaaaattattttctttataaattacccaacctcaggtatttctttatagcaatgaaagaatGGCCTCATATACCAAGTATTCACCCATTGTTGACCTGGCCCTCTGTCCCCTCTCTCCCCAGGTGAAGAGTCACAGTTTGAGATGGACATTTAAAGCACCAGCCCCTCAGGGCCTTCCTGGGAGGAGTCCCACCAGCCAGGCCTTATGAAAGTGATCATACTGGGCAGGCGTTGGCGTGGGGTCAGTCACCCCAGCCCTTTCTCCCTCACTCAGGGCACCTGCCCCCTCCTCTTTGTGAACACCAGCAGATACCTCCTTGTGCCTCCACTGATGCAGGAGCTGCCGCCCCAAGGGGAGTGACCCCTGCCAGCACACCCTGCAGCTGAGGGCCAGGAAGTGGACAAGAACAAACCCTTCCTTCCAAATGATGCGCAATTCCAGCCTCTCGCTGCTGGGGGCACAACCACCCCTTCCTTAGGTTGATGTGCCTGGGAAAgttccctccccctccttccctaagagaggaaataaaagccACCTTCGCCCTAGGGCCAAGAGTTGGGCCCTGTCTGAGCTTTTTTCAACTTCGTGTGGTAACTAACACCAGCTGCTATCTGTACagtgcttcttcttctttttttttttttttgagacggagtttcactcttgtggcccaggctagagctgcaatggcgtgatcttggctgattgcaacttccacctcctgggttcaagcaattctcctgcctcaagcctcccgagtagctgggattacaggtgcccaccaccacacccagctagtatttttttgtatttttagtagagacggggtttcaccatgttggccaggctggtctcgaactcctgacctcaggtgatccacccacctcggcctcccaaagtgctggggttataggtgtgagccaccactcccagccttgtACAGTGCTTCTAAAGCATGGGCCTGTCCTTATTTGATTCTGACTCTGATCCTGTGGGTAAGTAAAACAACTGTTATCCTCACTTTATAGCTGAGAAGACTGGCACAAGAACAGgtaaaatagtgcagctgctGAATGGCACATGGGACTGGGTTTGAGTcctgctactctttttttttttttttttttgaaacgagatcttgctctgtcacccaggctggagtgcagtggcatagtcctagctcactgcagcctcgaactcccaggttcaagcaatcctcctgcctcagcctcctgagtagctgggactacaagttcataccaccatgcctggctaagtttttttgtgtgtagagataaggtcttgctacgttgcccaggctggtcttgaactcctgagctctagtgagcctcccacctcagcattccaaagtgttgggatgacagatgtgagccaccacgcccagcccatacCCTGCTATTCTTGATCTCTTGTTTTTCAGTGGCGAGGCAGCTGCCTTGCTTCTGGGCTTTCTTCCGTTTCTCTCAACCCCAAGCCTGTCAAGTTTGGCACCTTCCCCTCAGGGGCCCATTCCATGCAAGAATCAAAGGGAAGAGCCCCTGCCTTGGCCAGTGTGGCATCTGATCCACAGGCACTCGACCTTTGCCAACTGATCGCTTTGTGTGAGCTGTCATGGGCGGCACAAACACAGACAAGCTCTCTGCCTTGAAGATTTCATTGAAATGTAAGATTTGCCCAAAAGTAAAGGTagcataggctgggcacagtggctcaagcctgtaatcccagcattttgggaggctgagatgggaggattgattgagaccaggagttggagaccagtctgggcaatgcagtaagaccctgtctctatagaaaattttttaagtagccagacatggtggtgcacacctgtggtcctagccactcgggaggctgaggtaggaggaacacatgagcccgggagttcaaagctgcagtgagccacgattgtgccactgcactccagtgacagAGTAGAGGCTTCATGGAGGTGATGCTACAGCCGGTCCCTGGGAATGAGTCGGTTGGGGGAGGCAGGAGCCCAGTGTTGCCAAGCTCAGATGGTCTTGGGGAGCTGGGGTGTTCAGGGATGGGACATCAAGTAGCCTGCTTTGGTCAGAGCAGGCAGTTTGTATGGGAGAGAATCACTAACAAATGGCCAAAGTAGGATGAGGTTTCTGATGGTCTTGAATGCTAGCTAGGCAGAGAGCTTTGCTGAGAAGCTTTGCTGGATTACAGGAATTTCTCATTACAGGGTATGCTGGTGGGTGGATGGCCTATGAACAAGAGGCAGTGGCTGGCATTTACTTAACAAGCTCCGGGCACATAGCACTTGTCCACCTGCCATTTGGAGAGCAGCAGACCTTCAGTGGCCAAGTTGCTTTCTTGGCCTTTTCTGTAGCTGGGTTGCAGCACCCTTCCCTCACAAGGACTGAAAGCAGCTGAGTCCAGGTACGTGGCGATGTGTGGCAGGCCTGGCCTTTGGCACGTTGCCTCCAAGCATGCAGCAAGGTCTGTCCATATGGATGGAAAAGAGGCTAGGGATGGGCCAACACTGGCGCAAAGAATAATGGAAGCTTTAGGTAGGCTCAAAGGAGAGATTGGGTCAGCCTTCCCAATCCCTTAGCTTTCCAATAAAAGCATCTTGctccaaggccaggcacagtgtttcctgcctgtaatcccaaagctttgggaggtcaaggtgggaggatcacttgaggccaagagttcgaaaacagcctggacaacatagtgagaccccatctctactaccaaaaaaatttaaaaattagctagacatggtggcgcacacctgtagtcccagctgcttgggaggctgaggagggaggatcactttagcttgggaggttggggctgcagtgagttatgatcgcactactgcactgcagcctgagcagcaggctttttaaaaaaaaaaaaaaaaaaaaaaaaagcggccaggtgaggtggctcatgcctgtaatcctagcactttgggaagccaaggtgggtggattacttgaggtcaagagtttgaaaccagcctgcccaacatggcaaaacccatctttactaaaaatacaaaaattagccaggtgtgctgacacatgcatgtaatcccaactactcgggaggctgaggcatgagaatcgcttgaacctgggaggcggaggttgcagtgagccgagattgcaccactgcactccagcctgggtgacagagtgagattctgactcacagaaagaaaaaaaaaaaaatctcactctGACATCCCACCAGAGGTCTTGCCAGCCTACAGATCCATTTCCCTTCTTGGTCTTACGTCTCAGGGTCTAAGAGACAggtaaataaatcatttaaagatGATTTATCTGATAGTTCAGGGGCCACAGACAATTtttcaggctgagcatggtggctcatgcctgtaatccagcattttggaaggccaagatgaggatcacttgaggccaggagtttgagagcagcctgggcaacatggcaagacccctatctctatgaaaaatagagataaaaagaagaaataaaagaagtgtGCCCCTTTCCCACTGAGCAAAAGCATCCCCCTGAGGACCCCAGGTgtgttttgtcatttttggcCGGGTGCTGTGGAGTGGCCACGATCCACAACACAGTCCTTGTCCACAAGGAAGTTAAAATCTTGGGGAAAGTGAGACTGTTGTGGTCCAGCTGAACATGCCTGTGCATTGAGACCTAAAGCTCATAGAGATGCTCACTATAGGGGACCATCACAGTTTGGTCCCTGCCACCCTCCAGCATCACCAAAACCACTGTTTTTGCAATTGGGAAATGCCCTGAC from Rhinopithecus roxellana isolate Shanxi Qingling chromosome 9, ASM756505v1, whole genome shotgun sequence encodes the following:
- the EIF4EBP1 gene encoding eukaryotic translation initiation factor 4E-binding protein 1: MSGGSSCSQTPSRAIPATRRVVLGDGVQLPPGDYSTTPGGTLFSTTPGGTRIIYDRKFLMECRNSPVTKTPPKDLPAIPGVTSPSSDEPPPEASQSHLRNSPEDKRAGGEESQFEMDI